The Grus americana isolate bGruAme1 chromosome 34 unlocalized genomic scaffold, bGruAme1.mat SUPER_34_unloc_1, whole genome shotgun sequence genome window below encodes:
- the LOC129200164 gene encoding leucine-rich repeat and fibronectin type III domain-containing protein 1-like protein isoform X2, translating into MERLVVYLLVISTAVKAMMCPKRCMCQNLSPSFTILCTKTGLLFVPPSIDRRTAELRLMDNFITTLRRKDFANMTNLIHLTLSRNTISQIMPYAFFDLKGLHALHLDSNRLTYINEDHFKGLINLRHLILSNNQLNYISPGSLDDFIETIEDLDLSYNNLVNVPWETIAKLSNVNTVSLDHNLIEFVPEGIFSNLHKLARLDMTSNKLKKIPPDPLFSRIPVYAKSKGSPLSSLVLSFGGNPLHCNCELVWLRRLTREDDLETCASPPELMGKYFWSIKEEEFVCEPPMITHRTPKLTVTEGQSVSLKCKAVGDPDPYVRWISPDGKLVSNTSRTISYENGTLDILVTSLTDKGTFTCIASNAAGESTAPVELLVTPYPNLANSTNCDKDAEPGPSDILISAKSSFPNETKAQQEKVVVVAELTSSSALIQWPSQHHLPGIRMYQIQYNSSADDILVYRT; encoded by the coding sequence ATGGAAAGGCTGGTTGTCTATCTACTGGTTATTAGCACAGCTGTGAAGGCCATGATGTGTCCCAAAAGATGCATGTGTCAAAACCTGTCTCCATCCTTCACGATTCTCTGTACGAAGACGGGGCTCCTCTTTGTGCCCCCCAGTATTGACAGGAGAACCGCAGAACTAAGGTTAATGGACAACTTTATCACTACACTTAGGAGAAAAGATTTTGCAAACATGACTAACCTAATTCATTTGACACTGTCGAGGAATACAATAAGTCAAATCATGCCTTACGCATTTTTTGATCTTAAAGGCCTTCACGCCTTACACTTGGATAGTAATAGACTGACTTACATCAATGAAGATCATTTCAAAGGTTTAATTAACCTTCGGCATTTAATACTCAGTAACAATCAGTTAAACTATATCTCTCCCGGGTCATTGGATGACTTTATTGAAACAATTGAAGACCTGGATCTGTCCTACAACAATCTCGTTAACGTTCCTTGGGAAACAATTGCCAAACTTTCCAATGTCAATACGGTCAGTTTGGATCATAATCTCATTGAGTTTGTGCCAGAGGGAATCTTCTCAAACCTTCACAAACTTGCCCGCCTAGACATGACCTCCAACAAGTTGAAAAAGATCCCTCCTGAtcctttgttttccagaataCCCGTGTACGCCAAGTCTAAAGGATCTCCGCTGTCGTCCCTGGTGCTCAGCTTCGGAGGGAATCCTTTGCACTGCAACTGCGAACTCGTGTGGCTGAGACGTCTCACCAGAGAAGACGATCTCGAAACCTGCGCCTCCCCGCCAGAGCTGATGGGCAAATACTTTTGGTCTATTAAAGAGGAGGAATTTGTCTGCGAACCCCCGATGATAACGCACCGAACCCCGAAGCTAACAGTGACAGAAGGCCAAAGCGTCTCTTTGAAGTGTAAAGCTGTTGGCGATCCAGATCCCTACGTTCGCTGGATCTCACCCGATGGGAAGCTGGTCTCCAACACCTCTAGGACGATTTCCTATGAGAATGGTACTCTGGATATTTTGGTTACTTCTTTGACTGACAAGGGCACATTTACCTGTATAGCATCAAACGCTGCGGGAGAGTCGACGGCTCCAGTCGAACTCCTCGTTACCCCGTACCCTAACCTCGCCAACAGCACCAACTGCGATAAAGATGCGGAGCCCGGCCCCTCAGACATTCTCATATCAGCCAAGTCAAGCTTTCCAAATGAAACAAAGGCTCAGCAAGAGAAGGTGGTCGTGGTCGCTGAGCTGACGTCGTCCTCTGCTCTTATCCAGTGGCCTTCTCAGCATCACCTCCCTGGGATCCGAATGTACCAGATTCAGTATAACAGTTCTGCTGACGACATTCTAGTGTACAG